In Streptomyces sp. HUAS ZL42, the DNA window TCACTGCGGGCGAGTACCCGCCTGGCAGCGTTCTGCGCACGGACGAGCTGGCGCAACGGTTCGACGTGTCACGCTCCGTGATGCGCGAGGCGGTCCGGGTGCTCGAATCCATGCACCTGGTGGAGTCCCGCCGCCGTGTCGGCGTGACGGTCCGTGCGAAGTCCGAGTGGAACGTCTACGACCCGCAGGTCATCCGCTGGCGTATGCAGGGCGCCGACCGTCCGCGGCAGTTGCGCTCGCTCACCGTCCTGCGCTCGGCGGTCGAACCGGTCGCGGCCGGTCTGGCGGCGAAGTTCGCCACGGCCGAGCAGTGCGCCGAACTCACCGAGTGCGCCCTCGGCATGGTGGCCAACTCGCGCGGCCACCGGCTGGAGGGGTACCTCGTCCACGACATGGCCTTCCACCGGGTGATCCTCACGGCCTCCGGCAACGAGATGTTCGCCCGCCTGGGCGACCTCGTCGCCGAGGTCCTCGCCGGCCGCACCCACCACGAGGTCATGTTCGAGGACCCCGACCCGGCCGCCGTCACCCTGCACGTCCAGGTCGCCGAGGCGGTACGCGAGGGCGACGCGGCGCGCGCCGAGCGGCTGACCCGGGAGATCACGGTCGGTGCGCTGCAGGAGCTGGACATCCTGGCGCCGTAGCGCGCCTCAGCCGAGGGAGTCGAGGAAGTCTCCCTCGACGTACACCCACGCCCCGTCGACCCGCTCGAACCGGCTCCGCTCGTGCAGTGAACCGCCTTTGTAGGAGGCCCGGAACGTCACCGTGCCGGTGGTGTGGAACGCCGAGCCGTCGGTCGTCTCCAGGATCTCCAGGCCGGTCCACCTCGTTGCGGGGTCGAAGTCGACCCGCGGCGGGCGGGTGCGCGGATGCCAGGTCCGCAGCAGGTACGCCTCGTCCTGCTTCACGAAAGCGCTGTAGCGCGAACGCATCAGCCTCTCGGCGGTAGGGGCGGCCGCCTCACCCCGATGGAATCGGCCACAGCACGTTTCGTACGTCTCCGCAAGACCGCAAGGACAGGTGGGCTTGTGAACGGGGGCGGAACCGTGCTGCCGCCTGAGATGCGAGGTACGTCGGGACATGCCCTCCATTCTGCTGCACCATCACCCGTGCGGAATCTGTGAAGCACCTGTTCCGACACGCGCACATCGTGTGCGGGTCGTGCGTCCCCCACTTCATCGAACCTCCCTTCGAACTGGCGTGAAGACACCTTGCTCGTGCAACGGCCAACTCACCAAGGTGGATGAGCACTTGAGCATCAGGAGTCACAAGCGTGCTTGCTTGACCCGGGCGGCAGTCCGTCCGGGGAACCGACGGGGGAAAGCTGTTGCGGGTGCGCGGTCCGGCGCGTCATGGCGTCCCGGAACACTTGCGCGCGCCCCGGCCGAGACGTCTCCCTCTGCCGCCTCTTGGTGCCTTCGACCCGGTGCCTGAGAAGGGATAGGAGGGGGAATGCCGACGAATGCCGTGAGCGCCGCGAGGCCGACATATCCGGGCGTCTACGTCGAAGAGCTTCCCAGCAGCACCCGCACCATCTCCGCCGTGACCACCTCGGTGACCGCCTTCGTGGGACACACCCGGCGGGGCCCGCTGAACGAGCCCGTGCGCGTCACCGGCTTCGCCGAGTTCGAGCGCCGCTTCGGGGGCCTGAGTTCGCAGAGCGCCGTCGCCTACGCGGTCCACCAGTTCTTCGGCAACGGCGGCACGACCGCCGTGATCGTCCGTGTCGCCAAGGCCGGCAGCGGCAAGGCCGCCTGCGTCGTGCTGGAGTCCACCGAGGGCCACAGCGAGAGCCGTGTCCTCGAGGTCCACGCCAAGGAACCCGGGGTGTGGGGCAACGGCCTGCGCGTCGCCGTCGACTACGACACGCCCTGCCCCGACGAGACCTTCAACCTGCGGGTGTACGACGCCAAGGGCGACGCCCGCGAGAGCTTCACCGGCCTCTCCACGGACGCCGGCCACGGGCGTTACGCGCCCACCGTGATCAACGCGAGTTCCCGGCTCGTCCGCGTCGAGGCCGTCGGCGAGGGCCGCCCCGACCCGTCGGGCACCGTCTCCAAGCCGTTCGGGCGCGAACTGCCCGACCTGGCCGTCGACCTGACCGTGAAGATCGGCGACGTGGAGCGCGAGTTCACGCTCTACGACCCCGATTGCGACGGCGAAGCACCGTCCACCGTGGCCGAGCTGGCGCTGCTCCTGGAGCGCAAGCTGCGGGCGCTGCCCGACGCGCCGGGCAAGCACGCCTTCGCCGGTGCCGAAGTCACCGCCTTCGGACGGCGGTTGCAGGTCGTCGCGGGCTCCACCGACCCCGAGGACGTCGTGCGCTTCCTCGGCGAGTGCGCCAACGACCTGGGCCTGGAGGCCTCGGTCAACCCGCCGGTTTTCCCGCTCGAGGGCGGCGAGGACGGCGCGGCCCCGGGCCCGCGCGACCTGATCGGCTCCGAGGCCGACAAGACCGGCATCCAGGCGCTGCGCGGGGTGGCCGACGTCAACCTGCTGTCGCTGCCGGAGCTGGCGTCGTACGAGAAGACCGAGGACGCGCTCACCGTCGTGTCGGCCGCCCAGCGGCTGTGCGAGGAGCGTCGGATCTTCCTGCTGGTCGACGCGCCGAGCACCTGGGTGAGCGTCGACACGGCCCGCGCCGGGCTCTCCGCGTTCGACGCCGTGCGCGGCAACCACGCCGGCCTGTACTTCCCGCACATCCAGCTGACCGACCCGCTCACCGGGCGGCTGCGCGCCTTCCCGCCGTCCGGCGCGGTCGCCGGCGTCATCGCGCGCACCGACTCCGAACGCGGTGTGTGGAAGGCCCCGGCGGGTACAGAGGCCCAGCTCGTCGGCGTGCACTCGCTCACCGTCGATCTCACCGACCGCGAGACCGGGCTGCTCAACCCGCTCGGCGTCAACTGCCTGCGCACGTTCCCGCTCACCGGCCCGCTGGTGTGGGGCGCGCGGACGCTGGAGGGTTCCGACGCGCTCGACAGCGCCTGGAAGTACGTCCCGGTGCGGCGGCTCGCGCTGCATGTGGAGGAGAGCCTGCAACGCGGCCTGCAGTGGGTCGTGTTCGAGCCCAACGACGAGAGCCTGTGGCAGCAGATCCGGCTCAGCGCCTCCTCGTACCTGCACACCCTCTTCCGTCAGGGCGCCTTCAAGGGCAGCACCCCGCGTGCGGCGTACTTCGTCAAGTGCGACAGCGAGACCACCACCGACGAGGACGTCGCGAACGGCGTCGTGAACGTCCTGGTGGGCATCGCGCCGGTCCGCCCGGCCGAGTTCGTGGTCGTCAAAATCCAGCAGACGTCGGGGCAGTTCGCGCTCTAGCACCCCTTGAACCTTGGAGAGCTGAAGGAATCCGATGGCTGAGTTCACGGTCAACGCCCATCGCTTCGACCCGTACAAGAACTTCAAGTTCCTGGTCCTGTGGGACGGTCGAACGGTCGCCGGCATCAGCAAGATCAGTCCGCTGAAGCGGACCACCGAGGTCGTCAAGCACCGCCACGGCGGCGACCCCTCCTCCCCGCGCAAGTCGCCGGGCCGCTCCGAGTTCGAGGGCATCACCCTGGAGCGCGGAGTCACCCACGACCCCGAGTTCGACCGCTGGGCCAACAAGGTCTGGCAGGTCGGCGCGGGACTCGGATCGGAGGTGTCCCTCGCGGACTTCCGCAAGGACATCGTGATCCAGGTCCTCAACGAGGCCGGTCAGGTCGCCGTCTCGCACAAGCTCTACCGGACCTGGCCCAGCGAGTACCAGGTCCTCGGCGAGCTGGACGCCAACGCCAACGCGGTGGCCATCCAGTCGCTGAAGCTCGAGTGCGAGGGCTGGGAGCGGGACTACGAGGTGCCCGAGCCCGAGGAGCCGTCGTTCCTCAACCCGGCCTGACCTGAGGGCAGTTGAGAGAAGCGGGGGAGGACATGGGGATCACCGGGGCGGCCGAGCTCCTCGCCACCTGGGAGGCGGGGCTCGGC includes these proteins:
- a CDS encoding FadR/GntR family transcriptional regulator, with the protein product MSTPGRGLHGRVLDTLGPAITAGEYPPGSVLRTDELAQRFDVSRSVMREAVRVLESMHLVESRRRVGVTVRAKSEWNVYDPQVIRWRMQGADRPRQLRSLTVLRSAVEPVAAGLAAKFATAEQCAELTECALGMVANSRGHRLEGYLVHDMAFHRVILTASGNEMFARLGDLVAEVLAGRTHHEVMFEDPDPAAVTLHVQVAEAVREGDAARAERLTREITVGALQELDILAP
- a CDS encoding YchJ family protein encodes the protein MSRRTSHLRRQHGSAPVHKPTCPCGLAETYETCCGRFHRGEAAAPTAERLMRSRYSAFVKQDEAYLLRTWHPRTRPPRVDFDPATRWTGLEILETTDGSAFHTTGTVTFRASYKGGSLHERSRFERVDGAWVYVEGDFLDSLG
- a CDS encoding phage tail sheath family protein, whose product is MPTNAVSAARPTYPGVYVEELPSSTRTISAVTTSVTAFVGHTRRGPLNEPVRVTGFAEFERRFGGLSSQSAVAYAVHQFFGNGGTTAVIVRVAKAGSGKAACVVLESTEGHSESRVLEVHAKEPGVWGNGLRVAVDYDTPCPDETFNLRVYDAKGDARESFTGLSTDAGHGRYAPTVINASSRLVRVEAVGEGRPDPSGTVSKPFGRELPDLAVDLTVKIGDVEREFTLYDPDCDGEAPSTVAELALLLERKLRALPDAPGKHAFAGAEVTAFGRRLQVVAGSTDPEDVVRFLGECANDLGLEASVNPPVFPLEGGEDGAAPGPRDLIGSEADKTGIQALRGVADVNLLSLPELASYEKTEDALTVVSAAQRLCEERRIFLLVDAPSTWVSVDTARAGLSAFDAVRGNHAGLYFPHIQLTDPLTGRLRAFPPSGAVAGVIARTDSERGVWKAPAGTEAQLVGVHSLTVDLTDRETGLLNPLGVNCLRTFPLTGPLVWGARTLEGSDALDSAWKYVPVRRLALHVEESLQRGLQWVVFEPNDESLWQQIRLSASSYLHTLFRQGAFKGSTPRAAYFVKCDSETTTDEDVANGVVNVLVGIAPVRPAEFVVVKIQQTSGQFAL
- a CDS encoding phage tail protein; the protein is MAEFTVNAHRFDPYKNFKFLVLWDGRTVAGISKISPLKRTTEVVKHRHGGDPSSPRKSPGRSEFEGITLERGVTHDPEFDRWANKVWQVGAGLGSEVSLADFRKDIVIQVLNEAGQVAVSHKLYRTWPSEYQVLGELDANANAVAIQSLKLECEGWERDYEVPEPEEPSFLNPA